The following are from one region of the Magallana gigas chromosome 4, xbMagGiga1.1, whole genome shotgun sequence genome:
- the LOC117686596 gene encoding B-box type zinc finger protein ncl-1-like, with translation MDPQSSAQDVHRCDLCETAIVHSYCDFCHVNLCKPCIGEHITDGYDKHKIVAFQERRSTLIYPKCGTHQHKNCEFQCKSCNNIFVCSSCTASEQHRGHIFVDISTVYKTQKENIEKDTEELVNLISPTYEEIAGDLENQLANLDGGYEKLTTTMSKQGEQWHREIDIVINKMKTEINDIKVKHKDILKKHLNEIKQIQSLIQQTLLAMKEIKKSTEVSSTIEYSSKIRDFSKLPPKVQVSLPTFISKPIDHEKLYSLFGQITPLSIATEENILSLKQPNTSVKELLDEPKLLATIQTGYKRLRNVTCLNDGSIWTSGMTNDIKCFSLQGSLLKTIQTKSGKPPIDIAVDSDGYLLYSHWSIRTVNKVKNGQIEKLIRSKGWRPLNLCVTSTGDLLVTMNSDDYTQSKVVRYLGSTEKQTIQFDDEGKPLYSGNDNIKYITENGNHDICVADWAAGAVVVVNQDGKLRWKYTGHPSVSKNKPFKPLGITTDSQCCILTADSDNHCIHILDQNGQFFRYIDNCDLEYPWSLCVDNNDNLFVCEVNVNVKKIKYLK, from the coding sequence atgGATCCTCAATCTAGTGCCCAGGATGTAcaccgatgtgacctttgtgagaccgccatagtacacagctactgtgacttttgtcatgtcaacctctgcAAGCCCTGTATAGGAGAACACATCACAgatggatatgacaaacataaaattgttGCTTTTCAGGAACGAAGATCAACCCTCATTTATCCGAAATGTGGAACACATCAACACAAAAATTGTGAATTCCAGTGCAAATCTtgcaacaatatttttgtttgttcttcttgTACTGCATCTGAACAACACAGGGGGCATATTTTTGTAGACATATCAACTGTTTACAAGacacagaaagaaaatattgaaaaggaTACAGAAGAGTTAGTAAACCTTATTTCGCCTACATATGAAGAAATTGCAGGCGATTTGGAAAATCAGCTTGCCAACctggatggaggatatgagaaacttacaacaacaatgtccaaacaaggagagcaatggcacagagaaatcgacatcgtcataaacaaaatgaaaactgaaataaacgacataaaagtaaaacacaaagacattttaaagaaacatttgaatgaaatcaaacagatacagTCACTTATACAGCAAACACTATTGGCCATGAAAGAAATTAAGAAATCCACTGAAGTATCTTCAACCATTGAATACAGCTCTAAGATTAGAGATTTTAGTAAACTTCCACCCAAGGTTCAGGTATCACTGCCAACATTCATCTCCAAACCAATAGACCATGAGAAGCTGTATAGTTTGTTTGGACAGATCACCCCATTATCTATTGCTACAGAAGAAAATATCTTGTCACTGAAGCAACCCAACACTTCAGTCAAAGAACTACTGGATGAACCAAAGCTTCTTGCCACAATACAGACTGGGTATAAAAGACTACGCAATGTGACCTGTCTAAATGATGGTAGCATATGGACGAGTGGAATGACCAATGATATCAAATGCTTTAGCCTCCAAGGTTCACTCCTCAAAACTATACAGACAAAATCAGGAAAACCCCCTATTGATATAGCTGTAGACAGTGATGGGTATCTACTGTACTCTCACTGGTCAATAAGAACAGTGAATAAAGTAAAGAATGGACAGATAGAAAAGTTGATCAGATCAAAGGGATGGAGGCCTCTCAATTtgtgtgtcacctctactggtgatctcctggttaccaTGAACAGTGATGATTACactcaatccaaagttgtccgttacttgggatccacagagaaacaaactattcaatttgatgatgaaGGTAAACCTCTGTACTCAGGGAATGATAACATTAAATACATCACAGAGAACggaaaccatgacatctgtgtagctgactgggcggctggtgcagtagtggtggttaatcaggacgggaaactcagatggaaATACACTGGTCATCCCTCAGTTTCCAAGAACAAACCATTTAAACCCTTgggtatcacaacagacagtcagtgttgtatcctgacagcagacagtgacaaccattgtatccacattctggatcagaatggacagtttttccgttacattgataactgtgatctggAGTATCCTTGgagtttatgtgtggacaataatgacaatctgtttgtgtgTGAGGTAAACgtcaatgtaaagaaaatcaaatatttaaaatag
- the LOC117686597 gene encoding uncharacterized protein isoform X1, with protein MLCNFLLARTKMDPQSSAQDVHRCDLCETAIVHSYCDFCHVNLCKPCIGEHITDGYDKHKIVPFQDRRSTLIYPKCEIHPHKNCELQCKTCNNVFVCSLCTASEQHRGHIFVDISSVYKTQKENIEKDTEELVNLISPTYEEIASDLENQLANLDGGYEKLTTTMSKQGEQWHREIDIVINKMKTEINDIKVKHKDILKKHLNEIKQIQSLIQQTLLAMKEIKKSTEVSSTIEYSSKIRDFSKLPPKVQVSLPTFISKPIDNEKLYSLFGQITPLSTATEENVLSLKQPNTSVKELLDEPKLVATIQTGYKRLSNVTCLNDGSIWTSGNTSDVKCFSIQGLLLQIIQTKSGKFPNDIAVNSDGYLLYSGWLTGTVYRVKNRRTEELIRLQGWRPHQLCVTSTGDLLVTMYSDDGTQSKVVRYLGSTEKQTIQFDDKGKPLYSGNYNIKYITENRNHDICVTDFWAGAVVVVNQDGKLRWRYTGHPSVTKNQTFNPLGITTDSQCRILTADSDNHCIHILDQNGQFLRYIDNCDLEYPWSLCVDNNDNLFVCESNKGNVKKIKYLK; from the coding sequence aaCAAAAATGGATCCTCAATCTAGTGCCCAGGATGTGcaccgatgtgacctttgtgagaccgccatagtacacagctactgtgatttttgtcatgtcaaccttTGCAAGCCCTGTATAGGTGAACACATCACAgatggatatgacaaacataaaatagttcCCTTCCAGGATCGACGATCAACCCTCATTTATCCGAAATGTGAAATACATCCACACAAAAATTGCGAATTACAGTGCAAAACTTGCAacaatgtttttgtttgttctttatGTACTGCATCTGAGCAACACAGGGGGCATATTTTTGTAGACATATCATCTGTTTACAAGacacaaaaagaaaatattgaaaaggaTACAGAAGAGTTAGTAAACCTTATTTCGCCTACATATGAAGAAATTGCAAGCGATTTGGAAAATCAGCTTGCCAACctggatggaggatatgagaaacttacaacaacaatgtccaaacaaggagagcaatggcacagagaaatcgacatcgtcatcaacaaaatgaaaactgaaataaacgacataaaagtaaaacacaaagacattttaaagaaacacctgaatgaaatcaaacagatacagTCTCTTATACAGCAAACGCTATTAGCCATGAAAGAAATTAAGAAATCAACTGAAGTATCTTCAACCATTGAATACAGCTCTAAGATTAGAGATTTTAGCAAACTTCCACCCAAGGTTCAGGTATCACTGCCAACATTCATATCCAAACCAATAGACAACGAGAAGCTGTATAGTTTGTTTGGACAGATCACCCCATTATCTACTGCTACAGAAGAAAATGTCTTGTCTCTGAAGCAACCTAACACTTCAGTCAAAGAACTACTGGATGAACCAAAGCTTGTTGCCACAATACAGACTGGGTATAAAAGACTAAGCAATGTGACCTGTCTAAATGATGGTAGCATATGGACGAGTGGAAATACTAGTGATGTCAAATGCTTTAGCATTCAAGGTTTACTCCTCCAAATTATACagacaaaatcaggaaaattcccTAATGATATAGCTGTAAACAGTGATGGGTATCTACTGTACTCTGGCTGGTTAACAGGGACAGTGTATAGAGTAAAGAATAGACGGACAGAAGAGTTGATCAGATTACAGGGATGGAGGCCTCATCAGctgtgtgtcacctctactggtgatctcctggttaccaTGTACAGTGATGATGGaactcaatccaaagttgtccgttacttgggatccacagagaaacaaactattcaatttgatgataaaggtaaacctctgtactcagggaattataacattaaatacatcactgagaacagaaaccatgacatctgtgtaaCTGACTTTTGGgctggtgcagtagtggtggttaatcaggaCGGAAAACTCAGATGGAGGTACACTGGTCATCCCTCAGTTACCAAGAACCAAACATTTAATCCCTTgggtatcacaacagacagtcagtgtcgtatcctgacagcagacagtgacaaccattgtatccacattctggatcagaatggacagtttctccgttacattgataactgtgatctggAGTATCCTTGgagtttatgtgtggacaataatgacaatctgtttgtgtgTGAGAGCAACAaaggcaatgtaaagaaaatcaaatatttaaaatag
- the LOC117686597 gene encoding uncharacterized protein isoform X2, which yields MDPQSSAQDVHRCDLCETAIVHSYCDFCHVNLCKPCIGEHITDGYDKHKIVPFQDRRSTLIYPKCEIHPHKNCELQCKTCNNVFVCSLCTASEQHRGHIFVDISSVYKTQKENIEKDTEELVNLISPTYEEIASDLENQLANLDGGYEKLTTTMSKQGEQWHREIDIVINKMKTEINDIKVKHKDILKKHLNEIKQIQSLIQQTLLAMKEIKKSTEVSSTIEYSSKIRDFSKLPPKVQVSLPTFISKPIDNEKLYSLFGQITPLSTATEENVLSLKQPNTSVKELLDEPKLVATIQTGYKRLSNVTCLNDGSIWTSGNTSDVKCFSIQGLLLQIIQTKSGKFPNDIAVNSDGYLLYSGWLTGTVYRVKNRRTEELIRLQGWRPHQLCVTSTGDLLVTMYSDDGTQSKVVRYLGSTEKQTIQFDDKGKPLYSGNYNIKYITENRNHDICVTDFWAGAVVVVNQDGKLRWRYTGHPSVTKNQTFNPLGITTDSQCRILTADSDNHCIHILDQNGQFLRYIDNCDLEYPWSLCVDNNDNLFVCESNKGNVKKIKYLK from the coding sequence ATGGATCCTCAATCTAGTGCCCAGGATGTGcaccgatgtgacctttgtgagaccgccatagtacacagctactgtgatttttgtcatgtcaaccttTGCAAGCCCTGTATAGGTGAACACATCACAgatggatatgacaaacataaaatagttcCCTTCCAGGATCGACGATCAACCCTCATTTATCCGAAATGTGAAATACATCCACACAAAAATTGCGAATTACAGTGCAAAACTTGCAacaatgtttttgtttgttctttatGTACTGCATCTGAGCAACACAGGGGGCATATTTTTGTAGACATATCATCTGTTTACAAGacacaaaaagaaaatattgaaaaggaTACAGAAGAGTTAGTAAACCTTATTTCGCCTACATATGAAGAAATTGCAAGCGATTTGGAAAATCAGCTTGCCAACctggatggaggatatgagaaacttacaacaacaatgtccaaacaaggagagcaatggcacagagaaatcgacatcgtcatcaacaaaatgaaaactgaaataaacgacataaaagtaaaacacaaagacattttaaagaaacacctgaatgaaatcaaacagatacagTCTCTTATACAGCAAACGCTATTAGCCATGAAAGAAATTAAGAAATCAACTGAAGTATCTTCAACCATTGAATACAGCTCTAAGATTAGAGATTTTAGCAAACTTCCACCCAAGGTTCAGGTATCACTGCCAACATTCATATCCAAACCAATAGACAACGAGAAGCTGTATAGTTTGTTTGGACAGATCACCCCATTATCTACTGCTACAGAAGAAAATGTCTTGTCTCTGAAGCAACCTAACACTTCAGTCAAAGAACTACTGGATGAACCAAAGCTTGTTGCCACAATACAGACTGGGTATAAAAGACTAAGCAATGTGACCTGTCTAAATGATGGTAGCATATGGACGAGTGGAAATACTAGTGATGTCAAATGCTTTAGCATTCAAGGTTTACTCCTCCAAATTATACagacaaaatcaggaaaattcccTAATGATATAGCTGTAAACAGTGATGGGTATCTACTGTACTCTGGCTGGTTAACAGGGACAGTGTATAGAGTAAAGAATAGACGGACAGAAGAGTTGATCAGATTACAGGGATGGAGGCCTCATCAGctgtgtgtcacctctactggtgatctcctggttaccaTGTACAGTGATGATGGaactcaatccaaagttgtccgttacttgggatccacagagaaacaaactattcaatttgatgataaaggtaaacctctgtactcagggaattataacattaaatacatcactgagaacagaaaccatgacatctgtgtaaCTGACTTTTGGgctggtgcagtagtggtggttaatcaggaCGGAAAACTCAGATGGAGGTACACTGGTCATCCCTCAGTTACCAAGAACCAAACATTTAATCCCTTgggtatcacaacagacagtcagtgtcgtatcctgacagcagacagtgacaaccattgtatccacattctggatcagaatggacagtttctccgttacattgataactgtgatctggAGTATCCTTGgagtttatgtgtggacaataatgacaatctgtttgtgtgTGAGAGCAACAaaggcaatgtaaagaaaatcaaatatttaaaatag